The proteins below come from a single Oxobacter pfennigii genomic window:
- the whiA gene encoding DNA-binding protein WhiA, with amino-acid sequence MSFSQVAKNEICRIAGQDKCCQVAELSALIKVCGTISINGNHNIGFRITTENPAIARRIFSLLKNCFGINPDVLIKRNKQLKKNNIYMLVVTNDRGSVKILQESGVLADNSSGISIIYGIKKSLIEKDCCKRAYIRGTFLGGGSVTNPEKTYHLEFVNHTEEHAIDLSNLINSFELNSKVIQRKNSYVVYLKEGEQIVDLLNIIGAHKSLLNLENVRIYKEMRNNVNRLVNCETANLNKTVNAAVRQLECIKYIRDTIGLKKLPVGLRQVAEARLNNPDSSLKELGEMLDPPVGKSGVNHRLRKIEQFADELREK; translated from the coding sequence ATGTCCTTTTCACAGGTTGCAAAAAATGAGATATGCAGGATTGCCGGCCAGGACAAATGCTGCCAGGTAGCAGAACTATCGGCTTTGATTAAGGTTTGCGGTACCATAAGTATAAACGGAAATCACAACATAGGCTTTAGGATAACTACTGAAAATCCGGCAATTGCCAGAAGGATATTTTCACTTCTTAAAAATTGTTTTGGCATAAATCCTGACGTTCTAATAAAAAGAAACAAGCAATTAAAAAAGAACAATATATACATGCTGGTTGTTACAAATGATAGAGGATCGGTAAAGATACTACAGGAAAGCGGAGTGCTTGCAGATAATTCCTCGGGAATATCCATAATTTACGGAATAAAAAAGTCTTTAATTGAGAAGGATTGCTGTAAAAGGGCATATATCAGGGGTACTTTTTTAGGAGGGGGCTCGGTGACAAATCCTGAAAAGACATACCATCTGGAGTTTGTAAACCATACTGAAGAACATGCCATAGATCTTTCAAATCTAATTAACAGCTTTGAGCTGAATTCCAAGGTTATTCAAAGGAAGAACAGTTATGTGGTTTATTTAAAAGAAGGCGAGCAAATAGTGGACTTGTTGAATATAATAGGTGCCCATAAATCACTGTTAAACCTTGAAAACGTAAGGATCTACAAGGAAATGAGAAACAATGTAAACCGCCTGGTAAACTGTGAGACAGCCAATTTGAACAAGACCGTAAATGCAGCAGTGAGGCAGCTGGAATGCATCAAGTATATAAGAGATACCATAGGACTAAAGAAATTGCCTGTAGGTTTAAGACAGGTAGCCGAGGCAAGGCTTAACAATCCCGACTCATCACTGAAAGAGCTGGGTGAGATGCTGGATCCACCAGTAGGCAAATCAGGAGTAAACCATAGATTAAGGAAAATAGAACAGTTTGCTGATGAACTTAGAGAAAAATAA
- a CDS encoding gluconeogenesis factor YvcK family protein, with protein sequence MNILNWLKPGIKVKRWIALGTVGIAAMSFGIGGLIFNSYFNILLLITAIITGILIIAFAIKRIMNSLFELINHAGLGPSVDISKLSDLVYEKRLLINGPKIVAIGGGTGLSTMLRGIKHYTSNITAIVTVADDGGGSGVLRETLGILPPGDIRNCLLALADTEPVMEELLQYRFNDGMLKGQSFGNLFIAAMDGISENFEVAIKKMSDVLAVTGKVLPVTLANVRLFAELENGVIIEGESNISKREQNKDVPIKRVFLKPDGAMPLSEAINAIDEADAVILGPGSLYTSIIPNLLVDDIVKHIEKSNAIKIYISNIMTQPGETTGFTVCDHIDTIQKYSKKRIIDCTIINNGSIPSWLRGKYTKDGAREVPADIDKIKEKGIEVVVDNLVYIYKNLLRHNSRKLAELIMKIILERKLSSDKKRMIEYYYLNERLNSR encoded by the coding sequence ATGAATATATTAAACTGGCTCAAACCGGGGATAAAGGTTAAACGATGGATAGCCCTAGGTACAGTCGGGATTGCAGCCATGAGTTTTGGTATTGGAGGATTAATTTTTAACAGCTACTTCAATATCCTGCTTTTAATTACAGCAATTATTACAGGAATTTTAATTATTGCTTTTGCTATCAAAAGGATAATGAATTCTTTATTTGAACTTATAAATCATGCAGGTCTAGGTCCATCTGTAGATATTAGCAAACTCAGCGATTTGGTTTATGAAAAGAGGCTTCTAATAAATGGGCCTAAGATAGTAGCAATTGGCGGGGGCACAGGGCTTTCCACCATGCTTAGAGGAATTAAACATTATACATCGAATATAACAGCAATAGTAACTGTTGCAGACGACGGCGGCGGTTCGGGTGTCTTGAGGGAAACTTTAGGTATTCTGCCTCCGGGAGACATAAGAAACTGCCTTTTAGCTCTTGCGGATACTGAGCCTGTAATGGAAGAGCTTTTACAGTATAGGTTTAACGATGGAATGCTAAAGGGCCAAAGCTTCGGAAATTTATTTATTGCAGCCATGGACGGCATTTCAGAAAATTTCGAAGTAGCCATTAAAAAAATGAGTGATGTTTTAGCAGTAACCGGGAAGGTTCTCCCTGTAACTCTGGCTAACGTAAGACTTTTTGCCGAACTGGAAAACGGTGTTATCATTGAGGGAGAAAGCAACATCTCTAAGAGGGAACAAAATAAGGATGTTCCAATAAAAAGAGTTTTTTTAAAGCCGGATGGTGCCATGCCATTGTCTGAAGCTATTAATGCAATAGATGAGGCTGATGCTGTTATTTTAGGACCGGGCAGTTTATATACCAGCATAATACCCAATTTATTGGTGGATGATATAGTAAAGCATATTGAAAAATCAAATGCCATAAAAATATATATATCGAACATAATGACTCAGCCGGGGGAGACTACGGGATTTACCGTCTGCGACCATATAGATACAATACAAAAGTACAGCAAAAAAAGAATAATCGACTGCACCATTATAAATAACGGCAGCATACCCTCCTGGCTTCGAGGCAAATACACTAAAGACGGTGCACGGGAAGTACCTGCCGATATAGACAAAATAAAGGAAAAGGGCATAGAGGTTGTAGTTGATAATCTTGTCTATATATATAAAAATCTTCTCCGCCATAATTCAAGGAAGCTGGCAGAGTTAATCATGAAAATAATACTTGAAAGAAAGCTCTCAAGTGATAAAAAGAGGATGATAGAATATTATTATCTAAACGAGAGGTTAAACAGTCGATGA
- a CDS encoding DRTGG domain-containing protein, translating into MTKHEEIIRYIRDLEVGSKVSVRSIASELNVSEGTAYRAIKEAENVGFVSTVPRVGTVRIEKMEKKDIETLTYSEVVNIVDGIVLGGKDGLYKPLNKFIIGAMTVDAMKKYVSPGNLVIVGNREEAFKLALEQGCAVLITGGFGCSDEIKKLANEKQLPIISSSYDTFTIATMINRAISERLIKKDIILVEDVMRINPVYLHANDTVKEWKDVMARTGFSKFPVLDDKDKLVGVITTKDLSNYVKDDDLLSKIMTKDPVTVNEKTSIAYAANVMVWDSLEIVPVVDNKTLIGIISRGDVLRALQHATRQPHVGETFEDMIIRNFSYEYIVDGVRFAGRIMPEMYDPMGIASMNSLTMLMSTTCMVALRQKNHVNIFVDSFNVYYMKPVQIDSVISIHARVIDSGRNFAKVDVNMYDSNGELCSKAIMSSKIMKK; encoded by the coding sequence ATGACAAAACATGAAGAGATTATCAGGTACATACGGGATTTAGAAGTAGGATCAAAGGTTTCGGTTAGATCCATTGCGAGCGAGCTCAATGTGAGTGAGGGTACTGCCTACAGGGCTATTAAAGAGGCTGAGAATGTGGGTTTTGTCAGTACCGTGCCTAGAGTGGGTACCGTCAGGATAGAAAAGATGGAGAAAAAAGATATAGAGACCCTTACATATTCGGAAGTTGTAAACATAGTGGACGGTATAGTTCTTGGCGGAAAAGACGGCCTGTATAAACCCCTCAACAAATTTATAATAGGCGCCATGACGGTGGATGCTATGAAAAAATATGTATCACCCGGCAATCTGGTCATCGTGGGAAACAGGGAGGAAGCATTCAAGCTGGCACTGGAGCAGGGTTGTGCTGTCCTAATCACAGGAGGTTTCGGCTGTTCCGATGAAATTAAGAAGCTGGCTAACGAAAAACAGCTTCCTATAATATCATCTTCTTACGATACCTTTACCATAGCTACCATGATAAACAGAGCAATATCCGAAAGGCTTATAAAGAAGGACATAATACTTGTGGAAGATGTCATGAGAATCAATCCGGTATACCTTCATGCCAACGATACCGTAAAGGAGTGGAAGGATGTCATGGCTAGGACGGGCTTCAGCAAGTTCCCCGTACTGGATGATAAAGATAAACTGGTAGGTGTTATTACTACAAAGGATTTAAGCAATTACGTAAAGGATGATGACCTGTTATCAAAAATAATGACTAAGGATCCGGTAACGGTAAATGAAAAGACATCCATTGCCTATGCCGCCAACGTAATGGTATGGGACAGTCTTGAGATCGTTCCTGTTGTTGATAACAAAACCCTCATTGGTATCATAAGCAGGGGAGACGTGCTCCGTGCTCTTCAGCACGCCACACGCCAGCCTCATGTCGGTGAAACCTTTGAAGATATGATTATAAGGAATTTCTCTTATGAATATATTGTGGATGGTGTACGCTTTGCCGGACGTATTATGCCTGAAATGTACGACCCCATGGGCATAGCCAGCATGAATTCTCTTACCATGCTTATGTCCACCACCTGCATGGTTGCATTGAGGCAGAAGAACCATGTAAATATATTTGTGGACAGCTTCAATGTTTATTATATGAAGCCGGTTCAGATAGACAGCGTTATTTCGATTCATGCAAGAGTCATAGATTCAGGGCGTAATTTTGCTAAAGTTGACGTAAATATGTATGACAGCAATGGTGAGTTATGCTCAAAAGCAATTATGTCATCAAAGATTATGAAAAAATAA
- a CDS encoding cell wall-binding repeat-containing protein: protein MLNFKKIICAAIVAAALLTTGYQISVQAAPVSNRIAGNDRYQTAVEVSKQGWDKSSYAVLATGEDFPDALCAAPLARILDAPILLTGKNVLEPKVSDELARLGAKDVYIIGGTGVISDDVKKQVELLGIKTERVSGSDRYQTSLEIAKRIQGSTEVVIATGEDFPDALSIAPAAAIKTLPIILTPKDKVPDETMSYLSNSGFGKAYVVGGTGVINGSVMTQLARYNPERLWGNDRYETNIAIINKFIGDFKWDKVYVATGSDFPDALSASALAPKTASPVLLTDRNPGSGTRDFILNSIPNENDVVVIGGEGVISKVTMDILLDVSQDTAQEHILIDEGSFEYGGVVTLSNDSNFAISDITFEIDLGTLNSSPYQREESMEVTGKNVQIVTDSYGSKKAVIKLNSLDGKQKLDYQITRRFKNAGIKYNADLSKTAGNYSGFEGYAKYTASEDKIESDNAAIKKKALELAKGEKNPYIIARNIFEFVNTNIDYDFSEANKGALNALNTKKGVCEDFADLFVAMLRSLGIPARVVTGYWVEVENQSNMDEAGQYGHAWAEFYLPEYGWIPAEPTVIKTNLEKRIAAFEYFANFNDPGHFIRGYQNEISYSLKYYTNTNTDPNVNIITSEYIKKL from the coding sequence ATGCTTAATTTTAAGAAAATAATTTGCGCGGCAATTGTTGCTGCGGCACTTTTAACAACGGGATATCAAATAAGTGTCCAAGCTGCACCTGTTTCTAACAGGATTGCAGGAAACGACAGATATCAAACAGCAGTAGAAGTTTCCAAACAAGGTTGGGACAAGTCTTCTTATGCTGTTTTAGCCACAGGAGAGGATTTCCCCGATGCATTATGTGCTGCCCCCCTTGCAAGAATTCTTGATGCGCCAATACTATTGACAGGGAAAAATGTTCTGGAACCTAAGGTATCCGATGAGCTTGCCAGGCTGGGTGCAAAGGATGTATACATAATCGGAGGCACGGGAGTTATATCCGATGATGTGAAAAAGCAGGTGGAGCTTTTAGGAATTAAAACAGAAAGAGTTTCCGGCAGCGACAGATATCAAACTTCACTGGAAATCGCAAAAAGAATACAAGGTAGCACTGAGGTTGTCATAGCAACAGGAGAGGATTTTCCTGATGCTTTATCAATTGCACCTGCAGCAGCCATAAAGACGCTGCCTATAATACTGACGCCTAAGGACAAGGTTCCGGATGAAACCATGAGTTATCTTTCAAACTCCGGTTTTGGAAAAGCCTATGTCGTTGGCGGAACGGGAGTAATAAACGGCAGCGTGATGACGCAGCTTGCAAGATACAATCCCGAGCGATTATGGGGAAATGACAGGTACGAAACAAATATTGCAATTATAAATAAATTCATCGGCGATTTTAAATGGGATAAAGTTTATGTTGCTACAGGGAGTGACTTCCCCGACGCATTATCAGCTTCGGCCCTGGCACCTAAAACCGCTTCTCCCGTGTTGCTTACTGACAGAAATCCGGGTTCGGGGACCAGGGATTTCATACTGAACAGCATTCCAAATGAAAACGATGTAGTTGTCATCGGCGGAGAAGGGGTTATATCCAAAGTAACTATGGATATACTCCTTGATGTCAGTCAGGATACGGCACAGGAGCATATCCTGATAGACGAGGGGAGCTTTGAATACGGCGGAGTTGTCACTCTTTCCAATGACAGTAATTTTGCTATCAGCGACATAACCTTTGAAATAGATTTGGGCACATTGAACTCTTCACCATATCAGCGGGAAGAAAGCATGGAGGTTACGGGGAAAAATGTGCAGATAGTAACTGACAGCTATGGCAGTAAAAAGGCTGTTATAAAGCTTAATTCACTGGACGGAAAACAAAAATTGGATTACCAAATAACACGAAGGTTCAAGAATGCGGGAATAAAGTATAATGCCGACCTTTCAAAAACAGCGGGAAATTACTCCGGTTTCGAGGGCTATGCTAAATATACGGCCTCCGAGGATAAGATTGAAAGCGACAATGCCGCCATTAAAAAGAAGGCTCTGGAGCTGGCAAAGGGTGAAAAAAATCCGTATATTATCGCCAGGAATATTTTTGAATTTGTAAATACAAATATCGATTATGATTTTTCAGAAGCAAACAAGGGAGCTTTGAATGCTCTCAATACAAAAAAAGGTGTATGCGAGGATTTCGCCGATTTGTTTGTGGCCATGCTAAGATCCTTAGGCATACCTGCAAGAGTGGTAACAGGTTACTGGGTGGAGGTTGAAAACCAGAGTAATATGGACGAAGCAGGTCAGTACGGCCATGCATGGGCAGAGTTTTATCTTCCTGAATATGGCTGGATTCCTGCTGAACCCACAGTTATTAAAACAAACCTGGAAAAGAGAATTGCAGCCTTTGAGTATTTTGCCAATTTCAATGACCCGGGCCATTTTATCAGGGGATATCAAAATGAAATATCCTACTCATTGAAATACTATACAAACACCAACACAGACCCAAATGTAAACATAATCACCAGCGAATATATAAAGAAGCTTTAA